CGTGAGAACGATATATTTGTTTatcatagctatactattagtTGATAAGTACACTtatcttaatcaaaattttaattaatttcataacacAGCGGAAATTAATCGTGATGGCAGGACAAAATGGATCCAGTAAATCAACAATCATCAGTTTAATTGAGAGAAATTATGATCCTCTTTAAGGGAGTTGTGAAGATCGATGGTCGAGATATAAGGCCATAGGTCATTAAGGAAACTCAAATCATTGTTAGCCAAAAACCAACACAATCCGTAGAACATTTTATTCGAAGCATCCTATAAAATCGATGAATCTGAAATTATCGAAACGTCCAAAGCAGCAAATGCACATGACTTCATCGTAGGCCTAGCAGACGGTTACGATACCTGGTGTGGAGACAATGGTGTGCCGAACAGGCTATGCTGcttaaataatatattgaaatattacgtATTTAACATATGATTCttgaaaaacatttaaattttattgaaaattagaCATAAAAACAACAggcttataaaagaaataaaagaataatatgaaaaaaattatataatataattatcatcTCTGATCACAATAGTAAATATGTTTAATAGTAATCAATATTTCTTATATCAATACCGTTAAATTAAGACTCGATTAATAATTATTGTGCaagatttttgttatttatttgtatcaTTGAAATAAGGTTACCACtggcacaaaaagaaaaatcaccaAATAATTAGCCATTACTTGTTCATAgttcattattatatataaaaataaaatatacgaaTTAATTGAAGATGAatgtaattcaattattttaatataaaaattattatcagaaaagtaattctatcattttatataaattcaacCATCGCTtacaataacatttaaaattatcggttcaacaaaaaaatttatccaattttatATAGAagttcaataaatatttttagtaaaaataaatagatttgtTATATATCATAAATCTAATTTTGTTTAGTAACGCTCCAAGcaaaattaacctttttaaTGCAGGCGGTTAACATGCATAGGCAAAACAGAATCTTGGAATTTTTTGTGTTATTATCAACAATTCCCCTATTTTGACATCAGAATCTTCCATTCAACCCCTTTCTAAACCATCATTCACATTTACCACCTAAAAAAGAGGGGAGAAAAAGAAGACTAAACACCAAACATTACATTTAGGGTGACATTCAcctgaaaaagagaaaaaaaaaatagtctgTATATAGCCCACTTCAGTGATGTCCATTTTTCAACTATCTGCAGCTCTGAAAACAGTAAGCAATGCGAGGAAGAGATTAATGATGTCCAAATACAAAGATACAGCAGCCCATATGTACTCATCATAAGAATATCGCTTGATCAAGTTGTCGGTGTCATATATGATATAGCCGCAGAAGATGATGGAGGCCAAACACCCGTATATCATCACCGAGATTCTACCCAGTGGGAACAGTATCTGAAACCCAAATTAACGCATTTAGCAATGATATGGAATAAAGATTTGTATATATACAGTGTAAAAACATATATGAACAAACAAGGCGAAGATTGGAGTATACCTGGATCAGAGCGAAAACCATAAGAACAAGGACAGCACCGAACAGGAAAGGGCCGAGGAAGTTGAAATCATGACCTCTCTTTGCAGCCCAGAAGGTGTAAAGGGTTAGAGCCACCACCACGACGGTCGTCAAAATCACCGACTCCAAAATAACCTTCCCTGCTCAGCAAACAAACCATTGAGCTTCTTTTAGTATCTTTATTCTTATTGAGATGCAAAAGATACATGGATCATAAGTCATAAAGTTCTCTCCAAGTCTAAGCTAATCCATCTCATCTTTCCGACTCCAGATATAAATAGTGATGACTgcaatttattttctaaaattaaatttaaggaaATTAAGAAAGAACCCATCAGAACCCAAGTTATGTCTTCTTAAGTTTTTCTATACATCTAAGCTCcaagtccctgtacttttcCTAGATTTAGAATTCagtttttctacttttatttcCAAATATTTAAACCTCCCTTCTAATATCTACAACATTAAATTCTTCTGGGAAAAAAGATCAATTCATCCACacccttaattaaaaaactaagtatttaatcTAGTATTTATTATAAGTAATTTAAAGTTCATTCTccgaattctttttttttttaatcaacatTCTCCTAATTCTTATAAAAGgcataataaatcaaaatcttcttatgtgaatttataatttttttatgaattaacGTAGTTCAACTTCTTCAATTCTATCAAACGAAAATCAAGAATCCATATCTTACCACTGGTAAAAGCGCACGTCAATCCAACAGCAAAAGCTAAAGAAACTGTGAAAACTCCAAGCAAAAGATAGTTCACTGGATGCTTCTGGTAATAGTAATACAATGGACACAAAGCTGCAAGCAAACGAATGAATTCTCATTTTAGTTAAACCGAAAAACCACAAATCAAGACCACCAAGAAAaagcagaagaagaaaaagaaacgtACTAATGAAAGGCGTGATAATTAGGACAATATAAAGAGCCAAGCCGGCGCCAGTACTGACGAAGAAATTAGAAATCGGATGGACAGTAACCACCGTGGCAGCCACCGCGATTGTAGCAAACAACTGAACAGCAATGATGGAGTAAATTTTCCGGATAAACGCCCACCTCATCTCCGGCGGTTCTAACATCATAGGATACAAAGGCCTCGGTCCGGCCTCCGTATCATTTTTCCGGTAAGGCTGGTTCCACATGATCTGGTGAAAAGAATACAAGAACTTAGAGTGGGAATTGGCTGCTAAATTGAGGGCTGGGGCTTTAATTGGATTGTTGGGAGGGAATTTAGGGGATGTTATAAACGCAGAGAAATGGCGGTTTTTGGTGAAGAGAAAGTTCTGGTGAGAGGAGTGGAAGTTCAACGAGATGTTGACACGTTGAGTGTGAGAGGACGTGGATGGCTCTAAAAGATTCTAGACTAGCGAGTAGGATATGGGAAATGGCAATCGCGTAAAGTAGTTTTAAATTtcagttaaaattaaattaatcatttgaattatttaattcggttaatttttttttaaattttaattaacagaTAATTCagctcaaaattaaataattaattgaattaattaaatttaataaataatattatatattatatattggACTATtactaattcggttaattcatcaaattaatattatcaatttatttatttctaatatattttatactgaatttaataaaaaaatcaaaatatataaattttgattaatttaattaaccggttaaattaattgaaatatttcgattcgattaataattaaagaattaaaaattttaattaaattaattaatattaattcgattcaatcaactagttttaACTTTATTCGCAAGGGAAAAGGAAATTCGAGGAGTGGGTTAAGagtatattattattagttttaaatttgaaagtggATTAGAAAGGAAGCATAAAAAGAGGGGAATATGTAGTTCCTTGCGAGTGAATTCCATGTTTCGATTCTTTTCTTTGCTAGAGTTTTCTAGCAATGTTGGTTTTATGCCTTTTTCAGTTAGACGATGTCAACGCGAAGCTAGATTTGAAACTGCCGAGGTAAAGATTCCACCTAACACTATaatctatactattaataaaaatttcaccataaaatttagattcacgtttattaatctattttaattaaatagctcaaaaaaatattatatttataaaaataactcaaGTTTAagaataataactaaaataatctGAAATGAATAGTAAAATCGAGTTGTAGTCTGTCAATAGCAGGAACCAACTCATATTTTGAATTCATGATTACTTAATAATTGTGtcacttaaaaaaataatttttttggttctgGCCTGTTAATGACCAGAACCAGTGTATTTTTTTTAGACTGTATaatattatatacaaaaaataaaaaaataaaaaaaattttaggtgctggcctgtcaatggccggcacccctGTACacggaaaaaaaaatttcgagttttgGTCTGTCAATGGCCGGTACTAGAATAGgagaaaaagtaaattatttttttttgtggtgGCTTGCCAATGACCTGCATCACCTTTTTtgtgagaattttttttacttttttcgtgtCAAAAAAAGGTATCAGTACacgaaaaaagttaaaaaaaattttttggtggtggcctgccaatggccggcaccacaTTTTTTgtgggaattttttttatacatttttcgTGTCAAAAGAAGGTATTAGTATacggaaaaagtaaaaaaaaaaaattgtggtggcctaaaaaaaaaattgtggtggcctgccaatggccggcaccaccttttttgtgaattttttttttacatttttcgtGTCAAAAGAAGGTATtagtatacgaaaaaagtaaaaaaaaaatttgtggtgGCCTGCCAATGGTCGGCACCACCTTTTTTgtggaaattttttttacttttttcgtgtCAATAGCAGGTATCAGTatacaaaaaaagtaaaaaaaaaattgtggtgGCTTGGCAATGGCCggcacaaatttttttttttactttttatcgTATtctggtgccggccattgacagaccaaaactcaaaatttttttttcgtgtACAGGGGTGCTAGCCATTGACAGACcaacacccaaatttttttttcttttttgtatatcAATATTATacaatctaaaaaaaatatactggttccggccattgacaggccagaacaaaaaaaatctttttttttaagtctgacacaattatCAGGCAATCATGGGTCTAAAATACGAGTTGGTTCCGACCATTGACAGGCCACAACCCGATTTTACTGTTCATTTCATGCTATTTTGgttattgtttttaaacctgtgttatttttttgtaaatataatattttttgagcTATTTAGGTAAAATAGCCCGTTTATTacattagtaaaatttttaatttatcattgaataaaattttattttgatattttgatatattttaattttattatacacattttattatctccgtcagttttatatatttatacaatttattaaatgttttactaAGTTAGTGCCGCTCTTAATCGGTCACCAACTCAATTAGGTAAATTATAGAAATgtctttctttaattaaataaattacattatttgaAGATATTTAgacttttcattttaacaaaaccaataaaatatacatattgttAGATTTGAATTCGCACCAATTAGATTAATAAAACCATAGTTATcactcaatcaaaattttattttaatatgcacaatttattatcttcataaattgtatatatattaatatatttgattgagttagtgtcGAGTTAACTCGATCTTGATTtaagattgatgacaacaccATGAGAAacaattttaatctattttttcaatttaacatcgtatatatttaatgtattattagtaattagtttcaaaccatacgtgtttactatttattatatgttttttaagaaaaaattatattctaaaTTGTAGTTTTCACACATATACACATACGATAAGATTTctatattaaaatgtatttgattgagtcggtgtcacaagttaactcgaCACCAACTTAAGATGACAACACCATGATAaacattttaatctattttttcattttgataacGTATATATTTCAAAgtgatattattaattagtttcaaatcatacgtttcattatttattatatgttatttttaaataaaagtaagttCTAAATTTGTGGTTTCCAAATGCATACCCATGTGATAAATTTctagtttatttactttttaatactTAATATAAAATCACCAATTGAATTAGTTTCATGGGTTAATCgaatacaaatttattaaaaaccaaaatatacagaaattatactttgaccctaaaaataataaaaattaatttaacccattaaaattataaaaatatagattattaaatgatgaaattatattttactatcgtaaaaatatataatataattttgacaaaaaaattcagACTCCGGGAGTTTACAATGTGTTATAATATTTAGTGTTTTGTGGTTATATAGATTCATTATTCACGTGAATAGTGATTAAGTTGGTCAATAGTGTATAGTTTCATCTTTAGCTTAGGAATTTGTCTATAAATAGGCAACAGTCTTTGACATCTTTTAGGGACACAAGTCTTCTTTTGTAGAAAAAAACTCTCTCAAGCCTTTTGACTGATTAATAAGAAGGAATCTTGTAAGAGAAAAATATAAGTTTCTAAATTCTTTCTCTTGCTCTTCTCCTAGTTTTTAGTTATGATCTTATTTAATGTTCACTCAGACTAGTAATGACATGAGTCATATACTCTGTAGTTGTCATGGCATTGGTTATCAACTATGAATATGAAAACTGCAACCAAACACCGTAGCAAGGTAAACCATAGTTTGTTACTGCAATGAAATTTGATCGCTAACTACTGAGTGATACCATCGACTCTGTTCCATAAAAGTTGAGTtgatttaatctaaattttactaattcaacttcaaaaaatttgatgaaaagacTATTCAATCAGCCTTattctaatataaaaaaaaatcattattaaaaattgaacgaatcaaaacatattaaattcgaGATTTTTTGTTACCTCCTGCAATGGAAAGTATggtaattattatttccttttgtatcgaaaatttaaatttatcgtGCTTTGACCACTTTTCTCCTCCATTACAGTAACCAGTGAGATGCCATCTTTTAACTTGATAAAGCTTCTTGTGTCTGACCCTTTGTGTTGATCCTAGGATAAGTGTTCGACCGAACCATTTTAGAGCTAATCGAATTGACGAATCTTgttttatcatcctaatttgatttgaatcTTTTTAAATCGAGtcaagtgaaataaaattcaaattgagtcgagtgaaatatttgagttaaattaaaaaataaaacatatcaattaaaatcTTGTTGCAATATAACTAATTCCTTGTTAGAACATATAAacttgaaaccatatatatttgaaaactctatcaaaaaaagaaaatatataatattttaatatgataaacttggattgttaatttatttatttaggtattaaattattgttttagaaatcttaactcttttatatatcctttagaattttttaaatttaaaattactttgaattttttaataattttgttgagaaataaattaatttgttcgttttcaaaattgacaaagATCAAATGAATAATTACACCAACCTATTATTCAAgctgtaaaattcaactcgactagaaacttaaattacttatttgaattgacttaaaaaaacagaaaacttGATTTGATTAACTCGAAACTCAacaagattttttattttttcaaatcaagtAGAGTTTTACTCTTtcctaagaaaaaaaaaatgttcagCACATTGAACCAAAGAGTTGCCTGTTTCTTGTGCTTTCTTTCGTTATTTGGGAACCAACTTTTACTCTAAATGAGAAATAGGGTGGCGTGTGGACTCGTTTTTATATGTTTGGGTGTAATCTTTAACTGAAATTGTACTCCATCAGAGCTAATATCGAATCTTTTCCAAATTGGGAAGTGATTCCCAAAAACCTAATATCAACGCTAACTTTGACAGTTTTTGACCCTCTTTCATCTTCACTCATGCTATTGCTGCAAAACAAGAATCCGTCCATTTGAAGAAAAACAACAGTAAAGTCAAAGATCATGTGTTCTAAAAGTATGGAGAAtagttatattattttctatttagatcTAAAAGAAGATACTTTTGGATATAAtatgaacaaatatatttttttcaaaaacgaaaaaaaagtGTTTACTTTCATAACAATGACCTGAATGTTCCGCGGACGTCTGATTTTGTGGGCGGTGGATCCAGTCTAATAGAGAGAGCCACACCTTGAGCAGTAAAcacaaataaaagattaaaaccCTGTTAAACTCAAGAAAGCCGAATTTCCgaattaataattatatcatttgatttgaatataaatgaaaagaCCATGAAATATTAAGGTTcaatagttaaaatataaacCATATAAGGTTATGCAAGTacaaaaattttatactaatgCAAATTtatctctctctatatataaatGTACGTA
The Gossypium raimondii isolate GPD5lz chromosome 8, ASM2569854v1, whole genome shotgun sequence DNA segment above includes these coding regions:
- the LOC105790476 gene encoding protein LIFEGUARD 2 gives rise to the protein MWNQPYRKNDTEAGPRPLYPMMLEPPEMRWAFIRKIYSIIAVQLFATIAVAATVVTVHPISNFFVSTGAGLALYIVLIITPFITLCPLYYYYQKHPVNYLLLGVFTVSLAFAVGLTCAFTSGKVILESVILTTVVVVALTLYTFWAAKRGHDFNFLGPFLFGAVLVLMVFALIQILFPLGRISVMIYGCLASIIFCGYIIYDTDNLIKRYSYDEYIWAAVSLYLDIINLFLALLTVFRAADS